One part of the Mangrovibacillus cuniculi genome encodes these proteins:
- the spoIIIAF gene encoding stage III sporulation protein AF, producing MEWLSSWVTNIIVFILLTVILDLVLPSSNLKKYTKMVTGLLLISIILSPILSFLNSNPEDWDLNLPMEQSEEIKNSIEEQKKEIQASSRAYMLEQMAVQLTSAASEKLLDQHSLKITDIQVLAEDVNPLTVEHIESIAVTLVHDDAQVHEENSVQDVENVMEVSVQISEEKEKIQEDTNKWDKVQHMLAEIWGTDPSLVLVKVEGGMEQAHEGT from the coding sequence ATGGAGTGGCTATCAAGTTGGGTAACAAATATTATTGTTTTTATTTTACTTACTGTAATTTTAGATCTCGTTTTGCCTAGTTCAAATTTAAAAAAGTATACAAAAATGGTCACGGGGTTATTGTTAATTTCAATCATTCTTTCTCCTATCCTCTCTTTTTTAAATAGTAATCCAGAAGATTGGGACTTAAATCTTCCAATGGAACAGAGTGAAGAAATAAAAAATTCCATAGAAGAGCAAAAAAAAGAAATACAAGCGTCAAGTCGTGCATATATGTTAGAACAGATGGCTGTCCAATTAACTTCCGCTGCTAGTGAGAAACTGTTAGATCAACATTCGTTGAAAATAACAGATATACAGGTACTAGCAGAAGATGTTAATCCGTTAACTGTCGAACATATTGAATCTATCGCTGTAACGTTAGTTCATGACGATGCTCAGGTACACGAAGAAAATTCTGTACAAGATGTTGAGAATGTCATGGAAGTCTCTGTTCAAATCTCTGAAGAAAAAGAAAAAATTCAAGAAGATACGAATAAATGGGACAAGGTACAGCATATGTTAGCAGAGATATGGGGAACAGACCCATCGCTTGTATTGGTAAAGGTAGAAGGAGGGATGGAACAAGCTCATGAGGGAACGTAG
- the spoIIIAE gene encoding stage III sporulation protein AE codes for MVSRRIPIILFTLFLLFFLPLTADANDTTSAADSSQAVQDVWIQEQVEKLRLDELSTYWDEIITDYGGFLPESQKGSLIDFISGEKKFSLDQWFNGLLRFAFHEFLMNGKLLGTLIMLTIFSMFLQSLQNAFENGTISKIAYAIVFIVLMIIALNSFYIAIEYTKDAITSMMGFILALLPLVLALIASSGGLISAAFFHPILVFLMNTSGLLIQHVVLPLLFMAVLLSIVSILSEHHKVTQLASLFRTWSITLLGIFMTVFLGVVSVQGATAAVTDGITIRTAKFVTGNFIPVIGRMFTDAADTVITASVLLKNTVGIAGVAIVLLIAAFPAIKILMIALAYKLAAALLQPLGGGPIIGCLDVISKNIIYVFAALAIVSFMFFLSLTVMIAAGNITMMVR; via the coding sequence ATGGTAAGTCGCAGGATACCTATTATTTTATTTACTTTATTCCTACTATTCTTTCTACCACTAACAGCAGATGCAAATGACACAACCTCTGCCGCGGATTCCAGTCAAGCTGTGCAAGATGTTTGGATACAAGAACAAGTAGAAAAGTTACGATTAGATGAACTCTCCACTTATTGGGATGAAATCATTACTGATTATGGTGGTTTTCTCCCAGAAAGTCAGAAGGGTAGTTTAATTGATTTTATCTCAGGAGAGAAGAAATTTTCTCTGGATCAATGGTTTAACGGCTTACTTAGATTCGCTTTCCATGAGTTCCTCATGAATGGGAAGTTACTTGGAACGCTAATTATGCTAACGATATTTAGTATGTTTTTGCAATCTCTTCAAAACGCTTTTGAGAATGGAACGATAAGCAAGATAGCCTACGCAATTGTTTTTATCGTCCTAATGATTATTGCACTTAATAGTTTTTATATTGCTATTGAATATACAAAAGATGCCATTACATCCATGATGGGCTTTATCCTTGCCCTCCTCCCTCTTGTGTTAGCATTAATAGCTTCCTCTGGTGGTCTAATATCAGCAGCTTTTTTTCATCCAATCCTAGTTTTCCTTATGAACACAAGCGGTTTGTTAATTCAACATGTAGTTTTACCACTGTTATTTATGGCTGTTCTTTTAAGTATTGTGAGTATATTGTCAGAGCATCACAAAGTGACACAATTAGCCAGTTTGTTTCGAACATGGAGTATCACGTTACTAGGGATTTTTATGACTGTATTTTTAGGAGTAGTATCGGTACAGGGGGCAACAGCAGCTGTTACAGACGGAATTACCATTCGGACGGCTAAATTTGTTACGGGTAACTTCATTCCTGTTATCGGTAGAATGTTCACTGATGCAGCAGATACTGTAATTACAGCATCTGTGTTGTTAAAGAACACAGTGGGGATTGCAGGGGTTGCGATTGTTTTGTTAATAGCTGCTTTTCCAGCAATAAAGATATTGATGATTGCGCTTGCTTACAAATTAGCAGCTGCCTTATTACAGCCATTAGGTGGGGGTCCTATCATAGGTTGTTTAGATGTTATTAGCAAAAATATCATTTATGTGTTTGCTGCTTTAGCAATCGTTTCTTTTATGTTTTTCTTAAGCTTAACAGTCATGATTGCAGCTGGAAACATCACCATGATGGTCAGGTAG
- the accC gene encoding acetyl-CoA carboxylase biotin carboxylase subunit: MIRKVLIANRGEIAVRIIRACRELGIESVAVFSEADRDALHVQLADEAYCIGPKASKDSYLNTTNIISVAKLTDCDAIHPGYGFLAENADFAEICRDCNITFIGPSPEAITKMGTKDIARETMKEAGVPIVPGSTGLVQDVDDAKRIAERIGYPVIIKATAGGGGKGIRVARTETELEKGMKVTQQEAMTSFGNPGLYLEKYIEDFRHVEIQVLADNFGNAIHLGERDCSIQRRLQKLLEETPSPAITPKKRAEMGDAAVKAAKAVAYSGAGTVEFIYDHRESTFYFMEMNTRIQVEHPVTEMVTGVDLIKEQIRVASNIPLSMKQDDVTFTGWSIECRINAENPEKNFMPSAGKIDLYLPPGGLGVRVDSAAYPGYTIPPYYDSMIAKVITYGDTREEAIARMKRALGEFVIEGVHTTIPFHLRLLEHEVFVEGDFNTKFLETYDVMKSN, from the coding sequence GTGATTAGAAAAGTATTAATTGCTAATCGTGGGGAAATCGCGGTTCGTATTATTCGTGCTTGTAGAGAGCTTGGAATAGAATCGGTAGCGGTATTTTCCGAAGCGGATCGAGATGCACTTCATGTACAGTTAGCAGATGAGGCGTATTGTATTGGACCTAAAGCCTCTAAAGACAGCTACCTAAACACGACAAATATTATTAGTGTTGCTAAATTAACAGATTGTGATGCAATCCACCCCGGTTATGGATTCTTAGCTGAGAATGCTGACTTTGCTGAGATTTGTCGCGATTGTAATATTACCTTTATAGGACCATCTCCAGAGGCAATTACCAAGATGGGGACAAAAGATATCGCTAGAGAAACAATGAAAGAAGCGGGAGTACCAATCGTTCCTGGTTCCACCGGATTAGTTCAAGATGTGGATGATGCCAAAAGAATTGCAGAAAGAATTGGCTACCCTGTCATTATTAAAGCCACAGCTGGTGGTGGAGGGAAAGGTATCCGTGTAGCAAGAACAGAAACGGAGCTTGAGAAGGGTATGAAAGTTACGCAACAAGAAGCGATGACTTCATTTGGTAATCCAGGTCTTTATTTAGAAAAATATATTGAGGATTTCCGACATGTAGAAATTCAAGTTTTAGCAGATAACTTCGGTAACGCTATTCACTTAGGTGAACGTGATTGTTCCATTCAACGTCGTCTTCAAAAGCTACTAGAAGAGACGCCATCTCCAGCTATTACCCCTAAAAAAAGAGCTGAAATGGGAGATGCAGCTGTAAAAGCAGCAAAAGCAGTTGCATATTCTGGTGCAGGAACGGTAGAATTTATATATGACCATCGTGAGTCTACATTTTATTTCATGGAGATGAACACACGTATCCAAGTGGAACATCCCGTAACAGAAATGGTTACTGGTGTAGATTTAATTAAGGAACAAATTCGTGTAGCCTCTAACATACCGCTAAGTATGAAGCAAGATGATGTTACCTTTACGGGTTGGTCAATTGAATGTAGAATAAACGCAGAGAACCCAGAGAAAAACTTTATGCCATCCGCTGGAAAGATCGATCTATATCTTCCTCCTGGTGGGTTAGGTGTGCGAGTGGATTCTGCGGCATATCCTGGGTATACTATTCCACCTTATTATGATTCTATGATTGCTAAAGTTATTACTTACGGTGATACTCGTGAAGAAGCAATTGCAAGAATGAAACGTGCTCTAGGGGAATTTGTTATTGAAGGTGTTCATACAACGATTCCTTTTCACTTGCGTTTATTAGAACATGAGGTATTTGTTGAGGGAGACTTTAATACGAAGTTCCTTGAAACATATGATGTGATGAAAAGTAATTAA
- the spoIIIAC gene encoding stage III sporulation protein AC: MGMEVELIFKIAGIGLLVAFLSTVLEQMGKKEYSQWITLAGFLYILFSVAGVVNQLFDKIKSVFLFTS; this comes from the coding sequence ATGGGAATGGAAGTAGAATTAATCTTTAAAATAGCTGGTATTGGTTTATTAGTTGCATTTTTAAGCACAGTGTTAGAACAAATGGGGAAAAAAGAATACTCTCAATGGATTACATTAGCTGGATTTCTATATATTTTGTTTTCAGTAGCAGGAGTTGTTAATCAACTATTCGACAAAATAAAGTCGGTGTTTTTGTTTACCAGTTAA
- a CDS encoding Asp23/Gls24 family envelope stress response protein, giving the protein MAETNHVLDIGHDKNSLGKVEIAPEVIEVIAGIAASEIEGVAQMRGNFAAGVVERLGKKNHGKGVKVELTEDGISIDVYCSMMFGVSIPTVAQKIQDNVRQALSNMTALEATEVNVHVVGVQFENQKIEPQEIDSI; this is encoded by the coding sequence ATGGCAGAAACGAATCATGTACTAGATATCGGTCACGATAAAAATAGTCTTGGAAAAGTTGAAATTGCACCAGAGGTTATTGAAGTAATCGCTGGAATTGCAGCATCTGAGATTGAAGGAGTTGCGCAAATGCGCGGTAACTTTGCAGCTGGTGTTGTAGAAAGACTAGGTAAGAAAAATCATGGTAAAGGCGTTAAGGTAGAGCTTACAGAAGATGGGATTTCTATTGATGTATACTGTTCTATGATGTTTGGGGTTTCTATCCCGACTGTGGCGCAAAAAATTCAAGATAATGTTCGTCAAGCACTATCAAACATGACTGCACTTGAAGCTACAGAAGTTAACGTACATGTAGTTGGTGTTCAATTTGAAAACCAGAAGATAGAACCACAAGAAATCGATTCTATATAA
- the spoIIIAD gene encoding stage III sporulation protein AD: MSILNIVGVALIATFLAIIIKEQKPTFALLLVLFVGASIFLFLMDQISAVIHMIERIAVNANVNLIYVETILKIIGIAYIAEFAAHITRDAGQGAIAAKVELAAKILILTMAIPILTIIIETVLTMVPKATGM, encoded by the coding sequence TTGAGTATTCTCAATATCGTTGGAGTAGCATTAATTGCCACCTTCTTAGCAATCATCATTAAAGAACAGAAGCCTACTTTTGCACTACTTCTCGTCTTATTTGTTGGAGCAAGTATTTTTTTGTTTTTGATGGATCAGATTAGTGCAGTAATTCACATGATTGAACGAATTGCAGTGAATGCAAATGTAAATTTGATTTACGTAGAAACGATTTTAAAAATCATTGGGATAGCATATATCGCAGAATTTGCAGCTCATATTACTAGAGATGCTGGACAAGGAGCAATTGCTGCAAAAGTGGAACTAGCTGCGAAAATTCTCATTTTGACAATGGCTATCCCAATTCTAACCATTATCATTGAAACAGTTCTGACAATGGTACCAAAAGCAACTGGTATGTGA
- the spoIIIAG gene encoding stage III sporulation protein AG, producing MRERRGPLDWLKEKLFVAKDGQEDEIKKKPNLFHYVILVAVVGIGFMLLQDLISPKTAVPVEGQPEETSEEPVETFSSKSEKGTIPTSDFEAYYEDQLTDALQDVTGIGEVKVVVNVDASEKIVYEKNKSHQTQITKETDKQGGNRTIEDKTTDEQIVIIRNGESEQPIVIETKMPKIRGVLVVAEGADNIQVKKWIIESVTSALDVPIHRVAVMPKKSKGDES from the coding sequence ATGAGGGAACGTAGAGGGCCACTAGATTGGCTGAAAGAAAAACTATTCGTAGCAAAAGATGGACAAGAAGATGAAATCAAAAAAAAGCCAAACTTATTCCACTATGTCATCTTGGTCGCTGTTGTGGGGATTGGATTTATGCTCCTGCAAGATTTAATATCTCCAAAAACAGCAGTTCCTGTGGAAGGACAGCCAGAGGAAACATCCGAAGAACCAGTAGAAACATTTAGTTCCAAATCCGAAAAAGGCACTATTCCAACTAGTGATTTTGAAGCGTATTACGAAGATCAATTAACGGATGCGCTCCAGGATGTCACAGGTATTGGGGAAGTAAAAGTTGTCGTAAATGTCGATGCGTCTGAGAAAATTGTTTATGAAAAGAATAAGAGTCATCAGACTCAAATAACCAAAGAAACAGACAAGCAAGGTGGGAATCGAACGATTGAAGACAAAACTACTGATGAACAAATTGTTATCATTCGTAACGGTGAGTCCGAGCAACCTATTGTAATAGAAACGAAGATGCCAAAAATTAGAGGTGTCCTAGTAGTTGCAGAAGGTGCTGATAATATACAGGTGAAAAAATGGATCATCGAATCAGTTACAAGCGCTTTAGATGTACCAATTCACCGAGTTGCAGTAATGCCTAAAAAATCAAAAGGGGATGAATCATAA
- a CDS encoding SpoIIIAH-like family protein has product MLVKKQTVWLLTMLSLVAVLSIYYVTAPPGNTGGDLALVAQEEGQEGTEKGTKTEGEQEEQHEESDETSADTTETSGNVVTTELDEEFETARLAMDMERSRLIEELETKVGSANEFSADEINSAYEEIATIRETMSQEDVLEQLIVSMGFGVTDALVMADGPNVRVTVKSSEEHNKTLANSVMQLVNEQMDGHQVVAVVFQPDAE; this is encoded by the coding sequence ATGTTAGTGAAAAAACAAACAGTCTGGTTATTAACGATGTTAAGTCTAGTGGCGGTACTATCAATCTATTACGTAACAGCACCTCCTGGTAATACTGGTGGAGATCTTGCATTAGTAGCACAAGAAGAAGGACAAGAAGGTACGGAAAAAGGAACAAAAACTGAAGGTGAGCAAGAAGAACAGCATGAAGAAAGTGATGAAACATCTGCTGATACAACAGAAACAAGTGGTAATGTAGTAACAACTGAACTAGATGAAGAGTTTGAAACTGCTCGTCTTGCAATGGATATGGAGCGTAGCCGTTTAATCGAAGAGTTAGAGACAAAAGTCGGCTCTGCAAACGAATTTAGTGCAGATGAAATCAATTCTGCTTACGAAGAAATCGCAACAATTCGTGAAACAATGTCCCAAGAAGATGTGTTAGAGCAATTAATCGTTTCTATGGGATTTGGTGTAACAGATGCGCTAGTAATGGCTGATGGTCCAAACGTACGTGTAACAGTAAAATCTTCTGAAGAGCATAATAAAACGTTAGCAAATTCAGTAATGCAGTTAGTAAATGAGCAAATGGATGGTCACCAAGTAGTAGCGGTAGTGTTCCAGCCGGATGCGGAATAA
- the accB gene encoding acetyl-CoA carboxylase biotin carboxyl carrier protein → MLKIQEIREMIKLIDESTIHEFELEQNGTSIKMKKVNGAVQVAENPAPVQVSAPTAVPQTTSQVAPTQEKSVAALEKVAVEPVNEKVENLQYVTSPMVGTFYQASSPDTPPYVQAGSKVTKDSVVCIVEAMKLFNEIEAEVEGEIVEVLVKDGQLVEYGQQLFSVRPI, encoded by the coding sequence GTGCTAAAAATACAAGAAATTAGAGAAATGATAAAATTAATTGACGAATCAACTATTCATGAATTTGAACTTGAACAAAATGGAACATCCATAAAGATGAAAAAAGTAAATGGTGCTGTACAAGTTGCGGAAAATCCTGCTCCAGTGCAAGTTTCTGCTCCAACAGCAGTGCCACAAACTACATCACAAGTAGCTCCAACTCAAGAGAAGTCGGTTGCAGCTTTAGAAAAAGTAGCAGTAGAACCTGTAAATGAAAAAGTAGAAAACTTACAGTATGTCACTTCGCCAATGGTTGGAACGTTCTATCAAGCATCATCACCAGACACACCACCATATGTACAAGCAGGATCTAAAGTAACAAAAGATTCCGTTGTTTGTATTGTCGAAGCTATGAAACTATTTAATGAAATTGAAGCGGAAGTAGAAGGAGAAATTGTGGAAGTATTAGTGAAAGATGGCCAACTAGTAGAGTATGGTCAACAATTATTCTCTGTTAGACCAATATAA
- the spoIIIAB gene encoding stage III sporulation protein SpoIIIAB — protein MLKLVGAILILLSTTWAGFEFSRSLSERPRQLRWVKNALQTLEAEIMFGHTHLDVAAKRISTQVPKPIGWIFHCFSENLQSGDTTVKEAWKSGLDEAWKLTALKQREYEVLLQFGENLGKHDRYTQQNQIMLTLTHLEQEEEEARDQQQKYEKMVKSLGVLSGLLLVVLLM, from the coding sequence ATGTTGAAGCTTGTTGGTGCAATATTAATCCTCTTATCGACTACTTGGGCAGGATTTGAATTCTCTAGATCTCTAAGTGAAAGACCTCGACAATTACGATGGGTAAAAAACGCTCTCCAAACGTTAGAAGCAGAAATAATGTTCGGACACACCCACTTAGACGTTGCAGCAAAAAGAATTTCCACACAAGTTCCAAAACCGATTGGATGGATATTTCATTGTTTCTCAGAGAATTTGCAAAGTGGCGATACTACCGTCAAAGAAGCGTGGAAATCGGGGTTAGACGAAGCATGGAAATTAACAGCTTTGAAGCAAAGAGAGTATGAAGTCCTTCTACAGTTTGGAGAAAACCTTGGAAAACATGATCGCTATACGCAACAAAATCAAATTATGCTTACATTGACTCATTTAGAGCAAGAGGAAGAAGAGGCCAGGGATCAGCAACAAAAATATGAAAAAATGGTGAAAAGTTTAGGTGTCTTATCAGGATTACTGTTAGTTGTTTTGTTGATGTAA